A region of Paractinoplanes abujensis DNA encodes the following proteins:
- a CDS encoding YqgE/AlgH family protein encodes MYSEGQRIGGRSMESMTGRLLVATPTLKDPNFDRTVVLLVAHETGGALGVVLNRATEVPVADVLGGWGELAGDPAVLFEGGPVQPESAICLARTRPEVKKRVSGFHQVSGAVGTVDLSADPERLRESVAGIRVFAGYSGWSAGQLEDEIASGSWFLLDALPGDPFMSRPDDLWAMVLRRQGDILAAVAHFPPDPALN; translated from the coding sequence ATGTATAGCGAGGGTCAGCGGATCGGAGGCCGGTCGATGGAGTCGATGACCGGTCGGCTCCTGGTGGCGACACCGACCCTCAAAGATCCGAACTTCGACCGTACGGTCGTGTTGCTCGTCGCCCACGAGACGGGCGGCGCCCTCGGCGTGGTGCTGAACCGCGCGACCGAGGTCCCGGTGGCCGACGTGCTGGGTGGCTGGGGCGAACTGGCCGGCGATCCCGCCGTGCTCTTCGAGGGCGGTCCCGTGCAGCCCGAATCGGCCATCTGCCTGGCCCGCACGCGGCCCGAGGTGAAGAAGCGGGTGTCCGGCTTCCACCAGGTGTCGGGCGCGGTCGGCACGGTCGACCTGTCCGCCGACCCCGAACGCTTGCGCGAAAGCGTGGCCGGCATCCGGGTCTTCGCGGGCTACTCGGGCTGGTCGGCGGGCCAGCTGGAAGACGAAATCGCCTCCGGCTCGTGGTTCCTGCTCGACGCCCTCCCGGGCGACCCGTTCATGAGCCGCCCCGACGACCTGTGGGCCATGGTCCTGCGCCGCCAAGGCGACATCCTGGCCGCGGTGGCCCACTTCCCCCCGGACCCGGCCCTGAACTGA
- a CDS encoding glycosyltransferase: MTFVCEVGSSFSGLTVFARQSGDAGADFPLPGSPAVAGLPYYPVLSPGALAGNAVGTARAMWRHLDDVDHVWVFGPHPFGLLLVGLAAARRRRVTLGVRQETLAYFASRTRPGVRRTAVLLAVRLMDAAWRLLARRLPTAVVGASNEEAYGGPRAGLHPMSISLIRQRDLRPVGPRRALTGPVELLTVGRIAPEKNPMLMLDALAMLHSRRPGRFRLTWVGDGELRSAVRERVAELGLEDVVSLPGFVPIGEELMGFYRRADLFVLSSITEGLPQVLIEAQANAVPIVATDVGGVGVVLDHGRAGVLVPSGDTVALAEAIDGLVADEERRFAMVRRGRELAEMRTLEETSAAAATFLATGIRQGVEA; this comes from the coding sequence TTGACTTTCGTCTGCGAGGTCGGATCGAGTTTTTCCGGCCTGACGGTATTCGCCCGGCAATCGGGGGACGCCGGGGCCGATTTCCCGTTGCCCGGCAGTCCCGCCGTCGCCGGTCTGCCCTACTACCCGGTGCTGTCGCCCGGCGCCCTGGCGGGCAATGCCGTCGGGACCGCCCGCGCGATGTGGCGGCACCTCGACGACGTCGATCACGTCTGGGTTTTCGGGCCGCACCCCTTCGGACTTCTGCTCGTCGGCCTGGCGGCGGCCCGGCGCCGGCGGGTGACGCTCGGCGTCCGGCAGGAGACTCTCGCCTATTTCGCGAGCCGGACCCGGCCGGGCGTCCGCCGTACCGCGGTTCTGCTCGCGGTGCGGCTGATGGACGCGGCCTGGCGGCTGCTGGCGCGGAGATTGCCGACAGCGGTCGTCGGCGCGAGCAACGAGGAGGCGTACGGGGGGCCCAGGGCCGGTCTGCACCCGATGAGCATCTCGCTGATCCGGCAGCGCGATCTGCGGCCGGTCGGCCCCCGGCGGGCGCTGACCGGGCCGGTCGAGCTGCTGACCGTCGGGCGGATCGCGCCGGAGAAGAATCCGATGCTGATGCTCGACGCGCTCGCGATGCTGCACTCACGGCGGCCGGGCCGGTTCCGGCTCACCTGGGTGGGTGACGGCGAACTGCGGTCGGCTGTCCGCGAGCGGGTAGCCGAACTTGGGCTGGAAGATGTCGTCTCTCTTCCGGGCTTCGTCCCGATCGGCGAGGAGCTGATGGGGTTCTACCGTCGCGCCGACCTGTTCGTTCTCTCGTCGATCACCGAGGGCCTGCCGCAGGTTCTCATCGAGGCGCAAGCGAACGCCGTCCCGATCGTGGCGACCGACGTCGGCGGGGTCGGCGTGGTGCTCGACCACGGCCGGGCCGGCGTCCTGGTGCCGTCCGGCGACACGGTGGCGCTGGCCGAGGCGATCGACGGGCTCGTTGCCGACGAGGAACGGCGGTTCGCAATGGTGCGGCGCGGGCGGGAACTGGCGGAGATGCGAACCCTGGAAGAGACCTCCGCCGCGGCGGCCACCTTCCTCGCGACCGGCATCCGGCAGGGGGTCGAGGCATGA
- a CDS encoding glycosyltransferase family 2 protein, with translation MSAATAPRVAVVIPCYNDGRFLLETLESVREQEPCETVVVDDGSTDERTLDVLAGLREAGVRVVTQPNQGLSAARMTGVRHTSARYVHPLDADDRLAPGALARLANALDANPEASAAWGDYACFGAFSCRVPGARSLDPWRITYISEIVGTTMVRRSALEAVGGWDMGSGFEDWDLWMKLAEAGAQGVYVPAVNLHYRQHSAPRMYRESLDRAKVLRDQLRSRRHRLFAARRSNWRQSPSSWGVKAMFPVISTMPGLPERRRQQCYALIRDIFEPEMSSDIFWGPRARLRRWRRRAEGRAA, from the coding sequence ATGAGCGCGGCCACCGCGCCTCGGGTGGCGGTCGTCATCCCGTGCTACAACGACGGCCGTTTCCTGCTCGAGACCCTCGAGTCGGTACGGGAACAGGAACCGTGCGAGACCGTGGTCGTGGACGACGGCTCGACCGACGAGCGAACGCTCGACGTCCTGGCCGGTCTGCGTGAAGCCGGGGTCCGCGTCGTCACCCAGCCGAACCAGGGACTGTCCGCCGCGCGGATGACCGGCGTACGGCACACGAGCGCGAGATACGTACACCCGCTCGACGCCGACGACCGGCTCGCGCCGGGGGCCCTGGCGCGCCTCGCGAACGCCTTGGACGCGAACCCCGAGGCCAGCGCGGCCTGGGGCGATTACGCGTGCTTCGGCGCGTTCAGCTGCCGGGTGCCTGGCGCGCGAAGCCTGGACCCGTGGCGGATCACGTACATCAGCGAGATCGTCGGCACCACCATGGTGCGGCGCAGCGCACTGGAGGCCGTGGGTGGCTGGGACATGGGCTCCGGGTTCGAGGACTGGGACCTCTGGATGAAGCTGGCCGAGGCCGGGGCCCAGGGCGTCTACGTCCCCGCGGTCAACCTGCACTACCGCCAGCACTCGGCACCCCGGATGTACCGCGAGAGTCTCGATCGCGCCAAGGTGTTGCGCGATCAGTTGCGCAGCCGGCGGCACCGGCTGTTCGCCGCGCGAAGGTCGAATTGGCGGCAGTCCCCCTCGTCGTGGGGTGTCAAGGCGATGTTTCCGGTCATCAGCACCATGCCCGGCCTGCCGGAGCGACGCCGGCAGCAGTGCTACGCCCTCATCCGCGACATCTTCGAGCCCGAGATGAGCTCGGACATCTTCTGGGGTCCGCGGGCGCGACTTCGGCGGTGGCGCCGCCGGGCGGAGGGGCGGGCGGCATGA
- a CDS encoding acyltransferase family protein, producing the protein MTSADRLRRNNEEQLRELSGPELGRPPISRLPVLDGLRLIAALMVVVYHYTYRAPGPWGAHTAAVFSDVAPVTAYGWLGVQLFFIISGFVICMSAWGRSLSGFAVSRVVRLFPAYWFGVLATATIVAALSPGISFPPISHLLVNLTMVQAGLGVPDIDGVYWTLWIELRFYVLMAILAWRGLTYRRVVAFCLIWTGASAAAAATGDLRLIYIVDADHSPFFVAGMALYLIYRFKPTPTLMALLAVSYGLGLWRLAPTLAAVGTLGPYGHSWPEVIAVTTCLFAAMTMVALRWLSWIKGAWLTAAGTLTYPLYLIHQEIGYAIIARLHDDIPRWPLTVSLVLVMLGAAWLVHRFVERPVAALLKRGLAAGLARTHHRITVIRQR; encoded by the coding sequence ATGACGAGCGCAGATCGGCTCCGCCGGAACAACGAGGAGCAGCTTCGCGAGCTCAGCGGTCCCGAGCTGGGGCGACCTCCGATCAGCCGGTTGCCTGTGCTGGACGGGCTTCGGCTGATCGCCGCTCTGATGGTCGTCGTCTATCACTACACCTACCGAGCTCCCGGGCCGTGGGGTGCGCACACCGCGGCTGTGTTCTCGGACGTCGCTCCCGTCACCGCGTACGGCTGGCTCGGCGTACAGCTGTTTTTCATCATCAGCGGCTTCGTGATCTGCATGAGCGCCTGGGGCCGCAGTCTCAGCGGGTTCGCGGTGTCCCGCGTGGTGCGGCTGTTCCCGGCGTACTGGTTCGGAGTGCTCGCGACGGCCACGATCGTCGCGGCGCTCAGTCCGGGCATCTCGTTCCCGCCGATCAGTCATCTGCTCGTCAACCTGACCATGGTGCAGGCGGGGCTCGGCGTGCCCGACATCGACGGCGTCTACTGGACCCTCTGGATCGAGCTGCGCTTCTACGTGCTCATGGCGATCCTGGCCTGGCGGGGGTTGACCTATCGGCGCGTCGTCGCCTTCTGCCTGATCTGGACGGGCGCCTCGGCCGCGGCCGCCGCCACCGGAGACTTGCGGTTGATCTACATTGTGGACGCCGACCACTCCCCCTTCTTCGTGGCCGGCATGGCCCTCTATCTGATCTACCGGTTCAAGCCGACTCCCACGCTGATGGCCCTGCTTGCCGTCTCGTACGGCCTGGGCCTGTGGCGGCTCGCGCCGACCTTGGCCGCCGTCGGCACGCTCGGACCGTACGGGCACTCCTGGCCGGAGGTGATCGCGGTGACCACGTGCCTCTTCGCGGCCATGACGATGGTGGCCCTGCGATGGTTGTCGTGGATCAAGGGAGCCTGGCTCACCGCGGCGGGCACCCTCACCTACCCGCTCTACCTCATCCACCAGGAGATCGGGTACGCGATCATCGCGCGTCTGCACGACGACATCCCGCGCTGGCCGCTGACGGTGTCGCTGGTGCTGGTGATGCTGGGGGCGGCCTGGTTGGTGCATCGGTTCGTCGAGCGCCCGGTCGCCGCACTGCTCAAGCGTGGGCTGGCCGCCGGACTGGCCAGAACGCATCACCGGATCACTGTCATCCGGCAGCGATGA